In Dyadobacter sp. NIV53, a single window of DNA contains:
- a CDS encoding glyoxalase/bleomycin resistance/extradiol dioxygenase family protein, whose translation MNSHQHNSHLAVIVPTLNVKNCTAAIGFYPKAFGANLLMSNTDPDGSVLLNRQLWEQGLLLQMSRKSTIISALKNCKAQALTAF comes from the coding sequence ATGAACTCACATCAACATAATTCACATCTGGCAGTCATTGTCCCCACGCTAAACGTAAAAAATTGCACTGCCGCCATAGGGTTTTATCCGAAGGCATTTGGTGCTAATCTTCTTATGTCCAACACTGATCCGGACGGATCAGTGTTGCTGAACCGGCAATTATGGGAGCAAGGTTTGTTGTTGCAGATGAGTCGGAAGAGCACAATCATTTCAGCCCTGAAAAATTGCAAGGCACAAGCTCTGACAGCCTTTTGA
- the tnpA gene encoding IS66 family insertion sequence element accessory protein TnpA produces the protein MKNETERMRELYDQWQTQGISKQAFCNQNGIGYHKFNYWVKKFRHKNVATMSPPRGFSQISVPQPELITQDQQALAAITFPSGVRIELFDSLDASFIRKLIL, from the coding sequence ATGAAAAATGAGACAGAAAGAATGCGTGAGCTGTACGATCAGTGGCAGACGCAAGGGATAAGCAAACAGGCTTTTTGCAATCAGAATGGTATAGGATACCATAAATTCAATTACTGGGTTAAGAAATTCCGCCACAAGAATGTGGCCACCATGTCACCGCCCCGTGGGTTCAGTCAGATATCAGTTCCGCAACCAGAATTAATTACGCAAGACCAACAGGCGCTGGCAGCAATCACTTTTCCATCCGGAGTACGGATAGAGCTATTCGATTCTTTGGACGCATCATTTATCAGGAAGCTCATTCTTTAA
- the istA gene encoding IS21 family transposase, whose product MQKLRQILLFLKRGYSERAIVKQTGISRQTVHQYARLFLETGSDYNTLLTLSDHQLHSIIEGNKPEKEQVRDTRKSQFLDQIDYFVLELKRVGVTRQLLWQEYLEAHPSGFQYSRFCELLDIEMGRRKPSMHFSHNPAQLMEIDFAGSKLHYVDKKSGELFECPVLIGVLPFSGYAYVEALDNASLPQVIKGLNNMLDYLGGVPLNAISDNMRQWVSKSCRYEPTFPQMLEQWSIHNHIGLLATRPGFPKDKPSVENQVLITYRRIYALIRNTTFHSRAELNKAILQKLEEHHRQNFQKKTYSRYQLFNSEEKPLLQPLPQTPYELRHYTRGKVHKNYYVVVGEDWHFYSVPSTYVGKEVQIVYDSDCVEIYHRQERIALHKRSFKKHAYTTEWEHMPENHKRIAEQKGWNPEYYLRKASENGVYTREFFDKLMQSKITIHQAYGPCLGILRLITEYGPARVESACKRALMGSKYNYGVVKTILKNNMDLVVELTESPSPIPVHTNIRGADSYKTI is encoded by the coding sequence ATGCAAAAATTACGTCAGATACTTTTATTCCTGAAAAGGGGTTATTCCGAGCGCGCTATTGTCAAGCAAACCGGTATTTCAAGGCAGACTGTGCATCAGTATGCCAGATTGTTTTTGGAAACCGGAAGTGATTATAACACCCTTTTAACGCTTAGTGATCATCAGCTGCACTCCATTATTGAAGGGAATAAACCAGAAAAGGAGCAGGTCCGGGATACGCGTAAAAGCCAGTTTTTAGACCAGATCGATTACTTTGTACTGGAATTAAAAAGGGTTGGTGTCACCCGCCAGCTTCTTTGGCAGGAATATCTCGAAGCGCACCCTTCTGGTTTTCAGTACTCCAGGTTTTGTGAACTTCTTGATATAGAAATGGGCCGCAGGAAGCCCAGTATGCATTTTAGCCATAATCCAGCCCAGCTGATGGAGATCGACTTCGCGGGTTCAAAACTGCATTATGTCGATAAGAAAAGTGGTGAGCTATTTGAATGTCCCGTACTAATTGGTGTGTTGCCATTCAGCGGTTATGCTTATGTAGAAGCCCTTGACAATGCGAGTCTGCCGCAGGTAATCAAAGGCTTGAACAACATGCTTGATTATCTGGGTGGAGTACCCTTAAATGCAATTTCAGATAACATGAGACAGTGGGTAAGCAAATCCTGTCGTTATGAGCCAACCTTTCCACAGATGCTCGAGCAGTGGTCTATCCATAACCACATAGGCCTGTTGGCTACCAGACCAGGTTTCCCCAAAGACAAGCCTTCTGTAGAGAATCAGGTATTGATCACTTACCGCCGCATTTACGCCCTGATCCGCAATACAACTTTCCATAGCCGTGCCGAGCTTAATAAGGCCATCCTGCAAAAGCTTGAAGAACATCACCGGCAAAACTTTCAAAAGAAAACATACAGCAGATACCAGCTATTTAACTCCGAGGAAAAGCCCTTATTACAACCCTTGCCTCAGACGCCTTATGAGCTTCGTCATTACACACGGGGCAAAGTACATAAAAACTACTATGTCGTGGTAGGCGAAGACTGGCACTTTTACAGCGTTCCAAGCACGTATGTAGGTAAAGAAGTACAGATTGTTTACGATAGCGATTGTGTAGAGATCTACCACCGTCAGGAGCGGATTGCTCTTCATAAGAGAAGTTTTAAAAAACATGCCTACACTACCGAATGGGAGCACATGCCCGAGAACCATAAAAGGATTGCTGAACAAAAAGGATGGAACCCAGAGTACTATCTCAGGAAGGCCTCTGAAAATGGTGTCTATACACGGGAGTTTTTTGATAAACTAATGCAGAGTAAAATAACGATTCACCAGGCCTACGGCCCTTGCCTTGGTATACTGAGGCTCATTACAGAATATGGTCCTGCTAGAGTGGAATCAGCTTGTAAAAGAGCCTTGATGGGAAGTAAATACAATTATGGTGTGGTTAAAACGATCCTTAAAAACAACATGGATCTGGTTGTAGAGCTGACCGAATCACCTTCCCCAATTCCCGTTCATACCAACATCCGTGGTGCAGATTCTTATAAAACAATTTAA
- the tnpB gene encoding IS66 family insertion sequence element accessory protein TnpB (TnpB, as the term is used for proteins encoded by IS66 family insertion elements, is considered an accessory protein, since TnpC, encoded by a neighboring gene, is a DDE family transposase.), with product MLALSNSCRYFLYRSPTDMRYVIYSLAGLVRNELGFDPASGDIFVFLGKRLNQIRLLQWDRDGFAMYIKKLEQGTFEWPQSENIAITSHQLTLLLQGVMLDSVRLRKRYQQTNQVTKQEGKLAPKVP from the coding sequence ATGTTAGCCTTATCTAATAGTTGCCGGTACTTCCTATACCGGAGCCCAACAGACATGCGCTATGTTATATACAGTTTGGCTGGCCTGGTCCGGAATGAATTGGGCTTTGATCCGGCGAGCGGAGACATTTTCGTTTTCTTAGGTAAACGACTTAATCAAATCCGGCTCTTGCAGTGGGATCGGGACGGGTTTGCGATGTATATCAAAAAGCTAGAACAGGGCACTTTTGAATGGCCACAGTCAGAAAATATAGCCATCACCAGCCATCAATTGACACTTCTTTTACAGGGTGTAATGCTGGATTCCGTCCGCCTCAGAAAACGTTATCAGCAGACAAATCAGGTCACAAAACAAGAAGGAAAATTAGCGCCAAAAGTGCCTTAA
- the istB gene encoding IS21-like element helper ATPase IstB has product MNTQMTVEQLNVLKLTGMAKRYQAALALPSHEQEDAHSLIALLCQSELEYRNHYRTERLLKNSKLRYNALLEEVICTPERGLSREMLLRLSDGMFIEKAENILICGQTGTGKSFLACAIGRSSCLLGYKTLYFSMNKFLENLSQAKLDGSYLKWIRNIAGHQVLILDDFGLKPLSPDARLAMLDILEDRYGKSATIVTSQLPVDKWHEFINEPSVADAVLDRLTASANKIDLVGRSLRRRK; this is encoded by the coding sequence ATGAACACTCAAATGACCGTAGAGCAATTAAATGTTCTCAAACTTACCGGAATGGCCAAACGATATCAGGCTGCCTTAGCGCTGCCCTCACACGAGCAGGAAGATGCACATTCACTTATCGCCTTACTGTGTCAGTCCGAGCTCGAATACAGAAATCATTATCGAACAGAAAGGCTGCTAAAAAACAGTAAACTGCGTTACAATGCCCTGCTTGAAGAAGTTATCTGCACCCCCGAAAGGGGGCTTTCCCGCGAGATGCTGCTACGGTTATCCGACGGAATGTTTATTGAGAAAGCTGAAAATATACTTATCTGTGGGCAAACCGGAACAGGTAAAAGCTTTTTGGCGTGTGCGATAGGTCGCAGCAGCTGCTTGCTGGGCTACAAGACCTTGTACTTCTCGATGAATAAATTCCTGGAAAACCTTTCTCAGGCGAAGCTCGATGGTTCTTACCTGAAATGGATCCGTAATATAGCGGGCCATCAGGTATTGATTCTTGATGACTTTGGTCTGAAACCACTATCGCCAGACGCAAGGCTGGCCATGCTGGATATCCTGGAAGACAGGTATGGGAAATCCGCTACAATCGTTACCTCGCAGCTGCCGGTAGACAAATGGCATGAGTTCATAAACGAACCTTCAGTTGCCGACGCGGTGCTCGATAGACTCACAGCATCGGCAAATAAAATTGATCTTGTGGGGCGCTCCTTGAGAAGACGAAAATAA
- a CDS encoding amidohydrolase family protein has protein sequence MKLLLYSLVCFSFFANAQAPAKRIVLRNANVIDIKTGKVLSGTSLVIESKRISALGKNIKMQTGDSVVDATGKYVIPGLWDMHTHAFGKYEMAFPLLLANGVTGIRNMHTTAENPMQLLASIRKSLNDKTILGPRLVANGQIVDGEPAYWPATYIVHDAAEARIAVDTLIRSGGDFIKVYSNLSRDAYFAIADECKKRDFPFEGHVPFSITVEEAAMAGQKSIEHFTGLINASTAIEKELMQEEVKAMRSQSDSIEDITFRHIIAAQDGQKRTEVCRILAGRKVWQCPTLVVNEIGFDTLVINDPLVKKYMPASVYKSTLDMIKTITTESEAFFEISSKMSKLRFLLLQEMNKEGVPLLAGTDVGNPGLLYGFSLHQELALYVKTGLTPLQALQTATINPAKFFSWEKDLGTVEKGKFADLVLLDANPLIDIENTKKIFAVVANGRYLGRQSLDSLLAEVAVLARKN, from the coding sequence ATGAAACTTCTCTTGTACAGCCTTGTTTGTTTCAGCTTTTTTGCAAATGCGCAAGCACCGGCAAAACGAATCGTCCTTCGAAATGCTAATGTGATTGATATAAAAACCGGAAAGGTTTTATCGGGCACGTCTCTGGTGATAGAAAGCAAACGAATTTCAGCCTTGGGCAAAAATATAAAGATGCAAACGGGTGACAGTGTAGTTGATGCTACAGGCAAGTATGTCATACCAGGTCTATGGGATATGCACACGCACGCGTTCGGCAAGTACGAAATGGCCTTTCCGCTGCTACTTGCAAACGGCGTCACAGGGATACGTAACATGCACACCACGGCAGAAAACCCCATGCAGCTTCTTGCATCAATCAGGAAAAGCTTAAATGACAAAACCATACTTGGGCCTCGATTGGTCGCCAATGGGCAAATAGTTGATGGAGAACCTGCGTACTGGCCCGCGACCTACATTGTGCATGATGCGGCCGAAGCTCGGATTGCGGTTGATACACTAATTAGAAGCGGTGGAGACTTTATTAAAGTGTACAGTAATCTATCCAGAGATGCTTATTTTGCGATCGCCGACGAATGCAAAAAGCGAGATTTTCCCTTTGAAGGACACGTACCCTTTTCCATTACAGTAGAGGAAGCAGCAATGGCCGGGCAAAAAAGCATTGAACACTTTACAGGTTTGATAAACGCGTCTACGGCAATAGAGAAAGAGCTCATGCAGGAAGAAGTGAAAGCAATGCGTAGCCAGAGCGATAGCATTGAAGACATAACTTTTCGTCATATAATTGCAGCACAAGATGGGCAAAAAAGAACGGAGGTATGCAGAATCCTGGCAGGTCGAAAAGTATGGCAATGTCCAACCCTGGTCGTAAACGAAATAGGCTTTGACACCTTGGTTATAAATGATCCTCTTGTGAAAAAATATATGCCTGCTTCGGTGTATAAATCTACACTAGACATGATTAAAACAATCACCACTGAATCCGAAGCTTTTTTTGAGATATCTTCAAAAATGAGTAAACTTCGTTTTCTCTTGCTCCAAGAAATGAACAAAGAAGGTGTTCCTTTACTGGCCGGCACTGATGTAGGCAATCCGGGATTATTATACGGCTTTAGTCTGCATCAGGAACTTGCTTTATATGTAAAAACCGGATTGACACCTTTGCAAGCTTTACAAACCGCCACCATAAATCCCGCCAAATTTTTTAGTTGGGAAAAAGATTTAGGCACAGTGGAGAAAGGTAAGTTTGCAGACCTTGTGCTACTGGATGCGAACCCCTTGATAGATATAGAAAACACGAAAAAAATTTTTGCAGTGGTTGCAAACGGTCGGTACCTGGGTCGACAAAGCCTGGACTCCTTATTAGCCGAAGTTGCTGTACTCGCTAGGAAAAATTAG
- a CDS encoding DUF6965 family protein, translating into MNKFEQELTGLEGFFTTAQLPAEPCQLNKYMTVHDIRLFITSEAQKIQKV; encoded by the coding sequence ATGAATAAATTTGAACAGGAGCTCACAGGCCTCGAAGGCTTTTTTACAACAGCTCAATTGCCAGCTGAACCATGTCAGCTTAATAAATATATGACTGTACATGATATAAGGCTTTTTATTACGTCTGAGGCACAAAAGATTCAGAAGGTATGA
- a CDS encoding helix-turn-helix domain-containing protein, whose product MEAQEIFLKENLRFLRERRKMTQQALAEDLGFSRVKLNAIESGKTANPVLEDVVGIAKYFKLAADTLLTVKLSKLGELKLRELESGSDVYLTGKNIRVLAITVAPDQKENVEYIPVKAKAGYRAGFADPQYLAELPKFNIPNLPSGTFRMFPTIGDSMLPVPEESQILARYVQDWKSLKPDTLCIVILKADQDFVFKQVTIQQDGLRLHSMNRLYEDYVVAFSDVLEIWEYYSFHSRQLPEALSDLAVVIREIRKLEERMVLNL is encoded by the coding sequence ATGGAAGCGCAAGAAATATTTTTAAAAGAGAACCTCCGGTTTCTTAGGGAGCGCCGGAAAATGACCCAGCAGGCCCTGGCCGAAGACCTGGGTTTCAGCCGTGTAAAGCTCAATGCGATCGAAAGTGGGAAGACGGCTAACCCGGTACTGGAAGATGTGGTGGGCATAGCCAAATACTTTAAGCTGGCCGCTGACACGCTTCTGACCGTGAAGCTCTCCAAACTGGGTGAGCTGAAACTCCGGGAGCTTGAATCAGGCAGTGATGTGTATCTGACCGGAAAGAACATCCGGGTACTGGCTATCACTGTGGCGCCGGACCAGAAGGAAAATGTTGAGTACATTCCTGTTAAAGCCAAAGCAGGTTACCGGGCAGGCTTCGCTGACCCGCAGTACCTGGCAGAGCTGCCCAAGTTTAATATTCCCAACCTGCCTTCGGGAACCTTCAGAATGTTTCCTACCATTGGCGATTCGATGCTACCTGTACCGGAAGAAAGTCAGATCCTGGCCCGTTATGTGCAGGACTGGAAAAGCCTCAAACCGGACACGCTTTGTATTGTGATTCTGAAAGCAGACCAGGACTTCGTCTTCAAGCAGGTTACCATACAGCAGGACGGGCTTCGGCTGCATTCGATGAACAGGCTTTATGAAGACTACGTTGTTGCTTTTTCCGATGTACTTGAAATATGGGAGTATTACAGCTTCCACAGCAGACAGCTGCCCGAAGCGCTTAGCGATCTGGCTGTGGTGATCCGGGAAATCCGGAAACTGGAAGAAAGAATGGTTCTGAACCTTTAA
- a CDS encoding transposase: MSTLKQVLGVDVAQKELVVTLGRLLADLSIELYAFKVFSNTEKGFSSLLTWTNKLIDPDIEVRFVMEATGVYHQKFAYFLDDHGCALSIVLPNKISNYIRTLEVKTVTDKSCSEAIARFGLERKLDSWKRPKGNYKSLQQLTRERDQIISERSVVKNQLHAESQEAEPHERSLERLRERIWFLNRQEQEIKEDILQVLSRDSELKKEVEIISSIPGIGELTAVIILAETKYPSDEPTLCRLAF, encoded by the coding sequence ATGAGCACTTTAAAACAAGTATTGGGAGTAGATGTTGCCCAGAAAGAATTAGTTGTCACACTAGGTCGGTTGCTGGCGGATTTAAGCATTGAGCTGTATGCTTTTAAAGTTTTTAGTAATACCGAAAAGGGATTTTCATCCTTGCTTACGTGGACTAATAAGTTAATAGATCCTGATATAGAGGTGCGGTTTGTGATGGAGGCCACGGGGGTATATCATCAGAAGTTTGCTTACTTCCTGGATGATCATGGCTGTGCTTTAAGTATTGTTTTACCAAACAAGATCAGCAATTATATCAGAACTTTGGAAGTTAAAACCGTTACCGATAAAAGCTGTTCTGAAGCCATTGCCAGGTTTGGATTAGAGCGAAAATTAGATAGCTGGAAGCGTCCCAAAGGGAACTACAAAAGTCTTCAACAACTTACCAGAGAACGTGATCAAATAATTTCAGAGCGCTCGGTGGTAAAAAATCAGTTGCATGCGGAAAGTCAGGAAGCAGAACCACATGAGCGGAGTTTAGAGCGTCTCAGGGAGCGGATTTGGTTTCTCAACAGACAAGAGCAAGAAATCAAGGAAGATATACTTCAGGTTCTCAGTCGAGATTCTGAGCTCAAAAAAGAAGTAGAGATAATTAGCAGTATTCCAGGAATCGGCGAATTGACAGCTGTCATTATTTTAGCAGAAACAAAGTATCCGTCCGACGAACCCACATTGTGTAGATTGGCTTTTTGA
- a CDS encoding histone deacetylase, giving the protein MFPIAFHPIYKYPVPEGHRFPMDKYELLPMQLLREGIAEPSDFFSPDPVNMQAVYAVHERAYIDRFLQGNLSRKEIRRIGFEQTLLLADRELRITSGTLQGALKAFDTGITFNIAGGTHHAGPGYGEGFCMINDQAVAAQYLIDHKKVKQVLIIDLDVHQGNGTADIFSNQPRVFTFSMHGKNNFPFRKEKSDLDIPLEDWTGDSTYLGILAEVLPKLISQLKPDFIFYQAGVDILHTDSIGRMACTQQGCRQRDEMVLSTAKKHGIPMQCSMGGSYSPQLRTILEAHTNTFRAASQVF; this is encoded by the coding sequence ATGTTTCCGATTGCATTTCACCCCATTTACAAATACCCCGTACCGGAAGGGCACCGCTTTCCGATGGACAAATATGAACTGCTTCCTATGCAGCTGCTGCGGGAAGGTATAGCCGAACCGTCCGACTTTTTCAGCCCGGACCCTGTGAACATGCAAGCCGTATATGCTGTGCATGAGCGTGCATATATAGACCGTTTTCTGCAGGGAAATTTGAGCCGGAAAGAGATACGCCGAATTGGTTTTGAGCAGACACTACTTCTGGCTGATCGGGAACTGCGGATCACCAGTGGAACACTACAAGGTGCACTTAAAGCCTTTGATACCGGTATTACCTTCAATATAGCCGGTGGTACGCATCATGCCGGCCCTGGTTATGGCGAAGGGTTTTGTATGATTAACGACCAGGCTGTGGCAGCGCAGTATTTAATTGACCATAAAAAAGTCAAACAGGTCCTGATCATTGACCTGGATGTCCATCAGGGCAACGGGACAGCAGATATATTTTCAAATCAACCCCGTGTGTTTACCTTTTCGATGCATGGTAAAAATAATTTCCCTTTTAGAAAAGAAAAAAGTGACCTGGATATCCCGCTTGAAGACTGGACAGGCGACTCAACTTACCTAGGGATATTGGCAGAGGTCCTTCCCAAACTTATCAGCCAGCTAAAACCAGATTTTATTTTCTACCAGGCTGGTGTTGATATCCTTCATACCGACAGCATAGGGCGGATGGCCTGTACTCAGCAGGGCTGCAGGCAAAGGGACGAAATGGTGTTATCTACTGCTAAAAAGCATGGCATTCCCATGCAGTGCAGCATGGGTGGCAGCTATTCCCCTCAGCTCAGGACGATTCTTGAAGCCCACACAAATACCTTCCGGGCAGCCTCTCAGGTCTTTTAA
- a CDS encoding nuclear transport factor 2 family protein yields MKSKPFYCLFVSILCFGLTPKTRGSPLSQKQQKQVNYSTGFWSSNFHFQKSKFMKTIIFISMGLFYVLPSYCQTPSISGKPEQEIIKLMNDWMIAVMKRDANTLNKIVAPEFKLAEANKAAFDKPVVTRETWMMNGIQHLKVDSVHYYKMHVDIIDNVAVVKSTFYWSGSFRGKPFIDSTSVLVDTWLKRKAGWQVVSRLRVDEPPMQK; encoded by the coding sequence ATGAAATCTAAACCTTTCTACTGCCTGTTCGTCTCGATACTATGCTTTGGTCTCACGCCCAAAACAAGGGGCAGCCCATTATCGCAGAAACAACAAAAACAAGTTAACTACTCCACAGGTTTTTGGTCATCGAATTTCCACTTCCAAAAAAGTAAGTTTATGAAAACTATTATCTTTATCAGTATGGGTTTATTTTATGTGCTACCTAGCTACTGCCAAACCCCAAGCATCTCAGGCAAGCCTGAACAGGAAATCATTAAATTGATGAACGATTGGATGATTGCTGTCATGAAACGAGATGCTAACACATTAAATAAAATCGTTGCCCCCGAATTTAAATTGGCCGAGGCCAACAAAGCTGCATTTGATAAACCGGTCGTGACACGAGAAACATGGATGATGAATGGGATACAGCATCTAAAGGTCGATTCGGTTCATTATTATAAAATGCACGTGGATATTATTGACAATGTGGCCGTGGTTAAGTCAACCTTCTATTGGTCTGGCTCATTTCGCGGGAAACCGTTTATTGACTCAACCTCGGTTCTGGTTGATACCTGGCTGAAACGGAAGGCTGGCTGGCAGGTTGTCAGCCGACTCCGGGTTGATGAGCCGCCAATGCAAAAATAA
- the tnpC gene encoding IS66 family transposase, with amino-acid sequence MEDTATDYKLLYQQAIAAHKKSLELISEKDEQIQALNFELDKYKRYIFGKKNEKLASVHTDANQIDLFELGTDQQQQEELSQQVADVVKEKTPAKKREKGTGRMLLPENLRREIIIIEPTEDVTGCIIIGEEVTEVLDLIPAEFFVKRYIRYKYARANGEGIITASLPDRVIDKGIPSEAVIAQMVVDKYVFGLPLHRQIDKYRRLGVNVPASTASDWIMKGWQHLAPLWELLKLLVLNQKYLQADETPLKVLDRDHKNGIHQGFMWIYNAPCDKLTLFDYRKGRDQSGPRQMLEGYAGILQVDGYAVYEKLFGSHPDILLVYCMAHARRKFVDALKYDEQKATYVLERMQLLYVLEKQMREEGVDWEERTKLRQKKSVPVLLELKEWMTEQLPLVIPKSPLGQAIAYTLPRWEGLSAYALHGQIEIDNNLAENVIRPLAIGRKSFLFAGSHQAAEMTAAMYSFMATCKRNGVDEQEWLKDVFERIQSHKQKDLYQLLPNNWIEYRNQTG; translated from the coding sequence ATGGAAGACACGGCGACGGACTATAAATTACTTTATCAGCAGGCAATTGCTGCACATAAAAAGTCGCTGGAATTAATATCGGAAAAGGATGAGCAGATCCAGGCTCTGAACTTTGAGCTTGATAAATACAAGCGGTATATATTCGGCAAAAAGAATGAAAAACTGGCCAGTGTCCACACGGATGCAAACCAGATTGATCTCTTTGAACTGGGAACGGACCAGCAGCAACAAGAGGAACTTTCACAGCAAGTCGCTGACGTTGTAAAGGAAAAAACTCCTGCCAAAAAGCGTGAAAAAGGAACGGGGAGAATGCTGCTTCCTGAGAACCTGCGCCGTGAGATCATCATCATTGAACCTACCGAAGACGTTACCGGCTGTATTATAATCGGAGAAGAGGTCACTGAGGTATTGGACCTTATTCCTGCTGAATTTTTTGTGAAGCGTTACATCCGTTACAAATATGCCCGTGCAAATGGTGAGGGCATCATAACCGCATCACTTCCAGACCGTGTGATCGATAAGGGCATTCCTTCCGAAGCGGTCATTGCCCAAATGGTTGTTGATAAATATGTATTTGGTCTTCCACTTCACCGTCAAATCGATAAATACAGAAGATTGGGAGTGAATGTTCCAGCTTCCACCGCCTCTGATTGGATCATGAAAGGCTGGCAGCATCTCGCTCCTTTATGGGAGCTTTTAAAACTGCTCGTTCTCAATCAAAAGTATTTACAAGCCGACGAAACACCTCTCAAAGTGCTTGATAGAGATCACAAAAATGGGATCCATCAAGGCTTCATGTGGATATATAATGCCCCTTGCGACAAACTGACGCTGTTTGACTATCGGAAAGGCCGCGATCAAAGTGGGCCCAGGCAGATGCTGGAAGGGTATGCGGGTATCCTTCAGGTTGATGGGTACGCCGTCTATGAAAAGCTCTTTGGTAGCCATCCAGATATCCTGCTGGTCTACTGCATGGCCCATGCCCGCCGTAAATTTGTTGACGCTCTTAAATACGACGAACAGAAAGCTACCTATGTACTCGAACGCATGCAGCTACTTTATGTCCTCGAAAAGCAGATGCGAGAAGAAGGGGTGGATTGGGAGGAGAGAACCAAATTAAGGCAGAAAAAATCGGTTCCGGTTCTTTTGGAATTAAAGGAGTGGATGACAGAGCAGCTTCCGCTGGTAATCCCCAAAAGTCCTCTCGGTCAAGCCATAGCCTACACCTTACCCCGCTGGGAAGGACTGAGTGCGTATGCATTGCATGGGCAAATTGAGATCGATAATAATCTTGCGGAGAACGTAATCAGGCCCCTTGCAATTGGACGAAAATCATTTTTGTTCGCTGGTTCCCACCAGGCAGCTGAAATGACAGCAGCTATGTATTCCTTTATGGCAACATGCAAAAGGAATGGTGTTGATGAACAGGAGTGGCTCAAAGATGTCTTCGAAAGAATCCAGTCACACAAACAAAAGGATCTCTACCAGTTGCTTCCAAATAACTGGATTGAGTACAGAAATCAGACAGGTTGA
- a CDS encoding recombinase family protein has protein sequence MILLPIGKVYSGIAGKTHRRITGKLFRNTGKACSDFLVKYEIGIVVNYRVEYAVWRIDRLCRTTYELVKLMVEWKEMGVDFRSISEGIDTSTKMGRLWDMLSSVFAENEREILMERTLAGMEAARARGMVGGQAERLNQKIYKQSDM, from the coding sequence TTGATTTTACTTCCAATTGGTAAAGTTTACAGCGGAATAGCTGGTAAAACCCACCGCAGAATAACTGGTAAACTATTCCGGAACACTGGTAAAGCATGTTCGGATTTCCTGGTAAAATATGAAATCGGAATCGTGGTAAACTATAGAGTGGAATATGCAGTCTGGAGGATTGACCGGCTTTGCAGGACAACTTATGAGCTAGTCAAGCTCATGGTGGAATGGAAAGAAATGGGCGTGGACTTCCGCAGTATTTCCGAAGGCATTGACACTTCTACCAAAATGGGGCGGCTCTGGGATATGCTTAGCTCGGTATTTGCAGAAAACGAAAGAGAGATCTTGATGGAGCGGACTTTGGCTGGAATGGAAGCTGCGCGGGCAAGGGGCATGGTAGGAGGGCAGGCCGAAAGGCTTAACCAAAAAATATACAAACAATCAGATATGTGA
- a CDS encoding transposase, with translation MKQDYELCESVKIWVSPDGYETNGFELIRNKKQLSSYAGFDVKEKQSGTSIKGKPRISKKEIEALERPCISLQ, from the coding sequence ATGAAACAAGATTACGAACTATGCGAATCTGTTAAAATATGGGTATCACCGGACGGATACGAAACAAACGGTTTTGAATTGATAAGAAATAAGAAACAACTTTCAAGTTATGCCGGCTTTGACGTCAAAGAAAAACAATCTGGTACATCAATAAAAGGCAAGCCAAGAATCTCAAAAAAGGAAATCGAAGCCTTAGAAAGGCCATGTATTTCCCTGCAATGA